The Burkholderia sp. NRF60-BP8 genomic sequence AGCGCGCCTTCGAAGATGCTCATGTCGATCCACGAATCGATCTTCGTCACGCCGATCCGCTCGCAGAACAGGCGGATGCTCTCCGGCGTGAAACCGCGGCGGCGAATGCCGACGATCGTCGGCATGCGCGGGTCGTCCCAGCCGTCGACGTGGCCTTCGGTGACGAGCTGCAGCAGCTTGCGCTTGCTGGTGATCGCGTAAGTCAGGTTCAGCCGCGAGAATTCGATCTGCTGCGGCAGCGGGCGCGTGAACACGCCGGCTTCCGCGAGTTCGTTCAGCACCCAGTCGTACAGCGGGCGGTGATCCTCGAACTCGAGCGTGCACAGCGAATGCGTGATGCCTTCGAGCGCATCCGAGATGCAGTGCGTGTAGTCGTACATCGGATACACGCACCAGGCGTCGCCGGTGCGGTAGTGGTGCGCGTAGCGGATCCGGTAGATCACCGGGTCGCGCATGTTCATGTTCGGCGAAGCCATGTCGATCTTCGCGCGCAGCACGTGCTCGCCTTCCTTGAACTCGCCGGCCTTCATCCGGCGGAACAGGTCGAGGTTTTCCTCGGGCGAGCGGTCGCGGAACGGCGACGGCTTGCCGCCTTCGGTCAGCGAGCCGCGGTTCGCGCGCATTTCGTCGGCGCTCTGGCTGTCGACGTACGCCTTGCCGCGCTGGATCAGCAGCTCGGCGAATTCGTACAGCTTGTCGTAGTAGTCGCTCGCGAAATACTGATGATCGACCGCGTCCTTGCGCCAGTCGAAGCCGAGCCAGCGCACCGCGTCGACGATCGAGTCGACGTATTCGACGCTTTCCTTTTCCGGGTTCGTGTCGTCGAAGCGCAGGTGGCACACGCCGCCGTAGTCGCGCGCGACACTGAAGTTCAGGCAGATGCTCTTCGCGTGACCGATGTGCAGATAGCCGTTCGGCTCGGGCGGGAAGCGCGTCTCGACGCGGCCGCCCCATTTGCCGGTGCGGTTGTCGTCGTCGATGATGTTGCGGATGAAATTGGAAGCCGCGGGGGCGTCGTTGCGTTCGGTGCTCATGCGGTTGGCGTCAGGGTTGTGTCGGCGCGTCGCGCCGGTTTAATCCTGTAATTCTACCTGACCGGGGTCCGTCCCGCGCGGCCTGCCGGTCGGGCGACGCGCGTTCGCGATGCGTACCGCAATATATCGAGTGTGTGTCGGCTGTAACACGACGTAAATCGGATTGCCGGTGCCATTCGGCTTTTCCTATGATGGCGTTACCGATTCAATGCCGCCATTCGCGATTTTTGCGTGGCGGGAGGACGCCAATAATCATGATGAAGAAGACCACTT encodes the following:
- a CDS encoding glutamine--tRNA ligase/YqeY domain fusion protein: MSTERNDAPAASNFIRNIIDDDNRTGKWGGRVETRFPPEPNGYLHIGHAKSICLNFSVARDYGGVCHLRFDDTNPEKESVEYVDSIVDAVRWLGFDWRKDAVDHQYFASDYYDKLYEFAELLIQRGKAYVDSQSADEMRANRGSLTEGGKPSPFRDRSPEENLDLFRRMKAGEFKEGEHVLRAKIDMASPNMNMRDPVIYRIRYAHHYRTGDAWCVYPMYDYTHCISDALEGITHSLCTLEFEDHRPLYDWVLNELAEAGVFTRPLPQQIEFSRLNLTYAITSKRKLLQLVTEGHVDGWDDPRMPTIVGIRRRGFTPESIRLFCERIGVTKIDSWIDMSIFEGALRDDLDEKAARTVAVLDPLKLVIDNYPEDLEEACTAPVHPHHPDRGVRTFPISRELWIEREDFVENPPKGYFRLFPGNKVRLRYGYVIECTGFDKDADGNVTAVHCNYFPDSKSGTEGANTYKVKGNIHWVSAKHAQPAEVRIYDRLFKEPHPDAGGANFLDALNPDSKKIVQAYLEPGNGDVAPETRLQFERHGYFVADRVDSKPGKPVFNRIVGLRDSWGKPA